Proteins from one Cryptomeria japonica chromosome 4, Sugi_1.0, whole genome shotgun sequence genomic window:
- the LOC131061094 gene encoding extensin-2-like encodes MAEFQWGGGGSLCPRLITLLLLGFIVIISNAASTNAEEGRILSEYEYKSPPPPSPSPPPPYYYNSPPPPSPSPPPPYYYKSPPPPSPSPPPPYYYKSPPPPSPSPPPPYYYKSPPPPSPSPPPPYYYKSPPPPSPSPPPPYYYKSPPPPSPSPPPPYYYKSPPPPSPSPPPPYYYKSPSPPSPSPPPPYYYKSPPPPSPSPPPPYYYKSPPPPSPSPPPPYYKSPPPPSPSPPPPYYYKSPPPPSPSPPPPYYYKSPPPPSPSPPPPYYYKSPPPPSPYPPPPYYYKSPPPPSPSPPPPYYYKSPPPPSPSPPPPYYYKSPPPPSPSAPPPYYYKSPPPPSPYFPPPCYYKPPHHSHHHHTHHHHQKHHKSPLPPSPPTHEPYYYKSPPPPSPSSHPSYYYKSPPPPTYYYKSPPPPSHSPPPPYYYKSPPPPSPSPPPPYYYKSPPPPSPSPSPMYYYKSPPPPSPSPPPIYYYKSPPPPSPSPPPPYYYKSPPPPSPSPPPPYYYKSPPPPSPSPPPPYYYKSPPIPSPSPPPPYYYKSPPPPSPSPPPPYYYKSPPPPSPSPPPPYYYKSPPPPSPSPPPPYYYKSPPPPSPSPPPPYYYKSPPPPSPSPPPPYYYKSPPPPSPSPPPPSPPPPYYYKSPPPPSPSPPPPYYYKSPPPPSPSPPPPYYYKSPPPPSSSPPPPYYYKSPPPPSPSPPPPYYYKSPPPPSPSPPPPYYYKSPPPPSPSPPPPYYYKSPPPPSPSPPPPYYYKSPPPPSPSPPPPYQYTSPPPPIPSPPYVYRSPPPPSPSPPPLYY; translated from the coding sequence ATGGCGGAGTTTCAATGGGGAGGAGGCGGTAGCCTCTGTCCCCGGCTTATTACACTGCTGCTGCTAGGATTCATTGTCATCATTAGCAATGCTGCTTCTACAAATGCTGAGGAGGGCCGTATTCTGAGTGAATATGAGTACAAATCTCCCCCTCCTccatcaccatctcctcctccgcCTTATTACTACAACTCTCCACCCCCTccatcaccatctcctcctcctccttactACTACAAGTCTCCACCGCCTCCATCCCCATCTCCTCCTCCCCCTTACTACTACAAGTCTCCACCCCCACCATCACCATCTCCTCCACCCCCTTATTACTACAAGTCCCCACCCCCTccctcaccatctcctcctccaccttaCTATTACAAGTCTCCGCCCCCACCATCACCATCTCCTCCACCCCCTTATTACTACAAGTCCCCACCCCCTccctcaccatctcctcctccaccttaCTATTACAAGTCTCCGCCCCCACCATCACCATCTCCTCCACCCCCTTATTACTACAAGTCCCCATCCCCTccctcaccatctcctcctccaccttaCTATTACAAGTCTCCGCCCCCACCAtcaccatctccacctccccctTACTACTACAAGTCTCCGCCCCCACCAtcaccatctccacctccccctTACTATAAGTCTCCACCTCCTccctcaccatctcctcctcccccTTACTACTACAAGTCCCCACCTCCTCCCTCACCATCTCCCCCTCCCCCTTACTACTATAAGTCTCCACCCCCACCatcaccatctccacctcctccttaCTATTACAAGTCTCCACCTCCACCATCACCATATCCTCCTCCTCCCTATTACTACAAGTCTCCACCCCCTccctcaccatctcctcctcctccttactACTATAAGTCTCCACCCCCTCCCtcaccatcaccacctcctcctTATTACTACAAGTCTCCTCCACCACCGTCACCATCAGCTCCACCACCATACTACTATAAGTCCCCACCTCCACCATCACCATACTTTCCTCCACCTTGCTATTACAAGCCTCCCCATCATAGCCACCACCATCACACGCACCACCACCATCAAAAACATCACAAGTCCCCACTTCCACCATCACCACCAACCCATGAACCATATTACTATAAGTCTCCACCTCCACCATCACCTTCCTCTCATCCATCATACTATTACAAGTCCCCTCCTCCACCGACATACTATTACAAgtccccaccaccaccatcacaCTCTCCTCCTCCCCCATACTACTAcaaatcacctcctcctccatccccttcACCTCCACCTCCTTATTACTATAAGTCACCCCCTCCTCCATCACCATCACCCTCTCCAATGTACTACTACAAGTCACCCCCTCCACCATCTCCCTCACCACCACCAATCTATTACTACAagtcacctcctcctccatctccctcaccTCCACCACCCTACTACTACAAGTCACCTCCCCCTCCatcaccatctccacctccaccataTTACTACAAGTCTCCACCCCCTccatcaccatctcctcctcctccttattACTACAAGTCTCCACCCATTCCCTCACCATCACCTCCACCACCATACTACTACAAgtccccaccaccaccatcaccttctcctcctcctccatacTACTATAAGTCCCCACCTCCACCAtcaccttctcctcctcctccatacTACTACAAGTCCCCTCCTCCCCCATCACCTTCTCCTCCACCACCATACTATTACAAgtccccaccaccaccatcaccctctcctcctcctccatatTACTAcaaatcacctcctcctccatccccttcACCTCCACCTCCTTATTACTACAAGTCACCCCCTCCTCcatcaccatccccacctccaccatccccacctccaccataCTACTAcaaatctcctcctcctccatctccttcaCCTCCACCTCCATACTATTACAAGTCTCCTCCTCCACCCTCACCTTCTCCTCCCCCACCTTACTACTACAAATCACCCCCTCCTCCATCTTCTTCACCACCACCTCCTTACTACTATAAGTCTCCTCCCCCACCATCCCCTTCACCCCCACCTCCCTACTACTACaagtctcctcctcctccatccccttcGCCACCACCTCCTTACTACTACAAGTCTCCTCCCCCACCATCTCCTTCACCCCCACCTCCGTACTACTACAAGTCTCCTCCCCCACCATCGCCTTCACCTCCACCTCCCTACTATTACAAgtctccaccacctccatctccttccCCACCACCACCATATCAGTACACATCCCCTCCACCTCCAATTCCATCCCCACCTTACGTCTACAggtcccctcctcctccatctccttctcCTCCTCCCCTATACTATTAA